In Vigna unguiculata cultivar IT97K-499-35 chromosome 3, ASM411807v1, whole genome shotgun sequence, a single genomic region encodes these proteins:
- the LOC114175276 gene encoding peroxidase 63-like — protein MQNKLTPDYYKKTCPNFLETVRKIVKEKQHNTPSTAAATLRLLFHDCMVGGCDASILVTSNAYNTAERDHAVNLQLSGDGFDAVLRVKNVLELECPNVVSCADILAAAASELVANSGGPTFTVQFGRKDSLESKISSSENQFPLPNMTMSQVIPLFAKKGFSVQEMVALIGAHTIGMSHCDQFVHRLFRFSKTSETDPAYNPEYAAGLRKLCENYTKDPTMAAYNDVITPVKFDNMYFKNLRRGLGLLATDTALFTDPRTKPFVEKYADDEAKFFQDFALAIEKLSALDVKTGKDGEVRNRCDAFNALYG, from the coding sequence ATGCAAAACAAACTCACTCCCGATTACTACAAAAAAACCTGTCCCAACTTCCTCGAAACCGTCCGAAAAATCgttaaagaaaaacaacataACACGCCCTCCACCGCCGCCGCCACCCTCCGCCTCCTCTTCCACGACTGCATGGTCGGCGGCTGCGACGCCTCCATCCTCGTCACCTCCAACGCCTACAACACCGCCGAGCGCGACCACGCCGTCAACCTCCAACTCTCCGGCGACGGCTTCGACGCCGTCTTGCGTGTCAAGAACGTCCTCGAGCTGGAGTGCCCGAACGTCGTCTCGTGCGCCGACATCCTCGCCGCTGCCGCCAGTGAACTGGTGGCGAACTCCGGCGGACCCACCTTCACGGTCCAATTCGGGCGAAAAGACTCCCTGGAATCGAAAATCTCCAGCTCGGAAAACCAGTTCCCGTTACCGAACATGACTATGTCCCAAGTGATCCCCCTCTTCGCCAAAAAAGGGTTCTCCGTGCAGGAAATGGTGGCCCTGATCGGCGCACACACCATAGGGATGTCGCACTGCGACCAGTTCGTCCACAGGCTCTTCCGCTTCAGCAAAACTTCGGAAACTGACCCCGCCTATAACCCGGAGTACGCGGCGGGGCTGAGGAAACTCTGCGAGAACTACACGAAGGACCCTACCATGGCGGCTTACAATGACGTGATAACTCCGGTGAAGTTCGACAACATGTATTTCAAGAACTTGCGGCGAGGGTTGGGGTTGCTGGCCACTGACACTGCCCTCTTCACTGATCCCAGAACGAAGCCCTTCGTTGAGAAATACGCCGATGATGAAGCCAAGTTCTTCCAGGACTTCGCTCTTGCCATCGAAAAACTCAGCGCCTTGGACGTCAAAACCGGAAAGGATGGAGAGGTTCGGAACAGATGTGATGCCTTCAACGCGCTTTATGGGTGA